One part of the Streptomyces lienomycini genome encodes these proteins:
- a CDS encoding nSTAND1 domain-containing NTPase: MSFDSGARTAFAERLALLYREAGNPPLKRVSEAVVRLQRVDERGRPVRVSAQRISDWRRAKNVPAQFTALAAVLHVLVPQARRARPVPVSPGLYDLAQWQRLWERAMADPSGERPPQPAADEQPPAETPAAPGGVCPYRGLAAYRRQDAGWFFGRERSTRTLVALLDATPDTGGLVMLVGASGAGKSSLLNAGLVPALRGGPADTGDGPPRKVLQLVPGADPLGELARLVPQLAPVVATARRTTAPEDGTPETGGAGDSPGRSADAPGARGTGGRPAEEAVREAFAAWAATGGGPPDTRPVVIVDQFEELFTLCSDEAVRREFVRLLQAACVPGGPGDPAPVLVTLGVRADFYEQCLRYPELADALQHRHMVLGPLTTAELREAVTAPARAVGMELEPGLAELIIREVSTDGPRGGGPSHAYRAVGEHDAGVLPLLSHALLATWQRRKGGRLTLAGYRAAGGIQGAVAATAERAWTGLDPAARTAARLLLLRLVRLSEDTQATRRRSTRRRLAEESGDPGKTEESLEALVRARLVTLDADTVEITHEALLHAWPRLRDWIDEDRAGNLLRQRLEEDGLAWEESDRDTSLLYRGSRLAQASGWARSAGDTFLTRSAVEFLAAAVRLRKRTVLISRAAVSALVVLALLAVGSAVIAWQQRNDAVFEQVVAEADRVQDTDPSLSAQLDLAAHRLRPDDEDVRNRLISIVNAPLATPLLGHTGAVYLTSFSPDGRTLATASYDRTVRLWDVSDPGHPKQLGKPLTGHTSWVSTAVFSPDGHTLASASDDGTVRLWDIRDPGHPRPLGAPLTGHGGTVYLLAFGPDGRTLASAHDDHSVRLWDVADPGRPRSLATLTGATAAVRSVTFSPDGHTLAAGGDDDDVRLWDVTDPRRPEPVGAPLTGHGALVHSVAFSPDGRTLASGSADDTVRLWDVTDPAGATSLGAPLTGHGGPVWAVAFSPDGATLAASSADSTASLWNVSDPAYPSQIGVPLAGGSGEMYALGFSPDGRTLATGSGDSKVRLWSLPTSDVIGRTGAFRPDGHVLATAARDGSIRLWDVTTPGRPVSLSAPFKPGEGDIRSLEFSPDGDTLAVLTGDRAFQLWDVTDPAVPTAHGPPVALHTRYAGPDTLAFGPDGRTLATAYDDRTVQLWNTGDPSHPRRLGKPLTGHTGYVNTLAFSPDGRTLAGGGADDTVRLWDVTDPAGATPLGPLTGHLGPVNALAFSPDGHTLASGSDDGTVRLWDVADPGEASGAEATLAGHTDSVVSLTFSQDGATLASGANDNTVRLWSVTDPADAAPIGQAMSPNAKTGNFLSFSPVHHMLGVSSGTDTVRLWSLGVDDAIDRICSATRGVLTEEKWHEYLPRLDYEPPCDR, translated from the coding sequence TTGAGTTTCGACTCAGGGGCACGCACGGCCTTCGCAGAACGCCTCGCACTGCTGTACAGGGAGGCCGGCAACCCTCCCCTCAAACGCGTGTCCGAGGCCGTCGTCCGACTCCAGCGGGTCGACGAACGAGGTCGCCCCGTGCGGGTCTCCGCCCAGCGGATCAGCGACTGGCGCCGGGCCAAGAACGTGCCCGCCCAGTTCACCGCCCTCGCGGCGGTCCTGCACGTCCTCGTTCCGCAGGCGCGGCGTGCGCGGCCCGTGCCGGTCTCCCCCGGGCTGTACGACCTGGCCCAGTGGCAGCGCCTGTGGGAGCGGGCGATGGCCGACCCGAGCGGCGAACGCCCCCCGCAGCCCGCGGCGGACGAGCAGCCTCCCGCCGAGACTCCGGCCGCCCCGGGCGGGGTCTGCCCCTACCGGGGGCTGGCCGCCTACCGTCGGCAGGACGCCGGCTGGTTCTTCGGGCGGGAGCGGAGCACGCGGACCCTCGTCGCCCTGCTCGACGCGACGCCGGACACGGGCGGCCTGGTCATGCTCGTGGGCGCCTCCGGGGCGGGCAAGTCCTCCCTGCTCAACGCCGGCCTGGTACCGGCCCTGCGCGGCGGCCCCGCGGACACCGGGGACGGCCCGCCCAGGAAGGTGCTCCAACTCGTTCCCGGGGCCGACCCGCTCGGAGAACTGGCCCGGCTGGTACCGCAGCTCGCACCCGTCGTCGCCACCGCACGCCGCACGACGGCACCGGAGGACGGCACCCCGGAGACCGGGGGCGCGGGCGACTCCCCGGGCCGAAGCGCCGACGCCCCCGGGGCGCGGGGCACGGGCGGCCGGCCGGCCGAGGAGGCCGTCAGGGAGGCGTTCGCGGCCTGGGCGGCGACCGGCGGCGGCCCGCCGGACACCCGCCCGGTCGTCATCGTGGACCAGTTCGAGGAACTCTTCACACTCTGCTCCGACGAGGCGGTCCGGCGCGAGTTCGTCCGGCTGCTCCAGGCCGCCTGCGTGCCGGGCGGACCGGGGGACCCGGCGCCGGTGCTCGTGACGCTGGGCGTACGCGCCGACTTCTACGAACAGTGCCTGCGCTACCCCGAACTGGCCGACGCGCTGCAGCACCGGCACATGGTGCTCGGACCGCTGACCACCGCGGAACTGCGCGAGGCGGTGACCGCCCCGGCCAGGGCCGTCGGCATGGAACTCGAACCCGGACTCGCCGAGCTGATCATCCGCGAGGTCAGCACCGACGGCCCGCGCGGCGGGGGCCCCTCCCACGCCTACCGGGCGGTCGGGGAACACGACGCGGGCGTGCTGCCGCTCCTCTCCCACGCCCTGCTGGCCACCTGGCAGCGGCGCAAGGGCGGCCGGCTGACCCTGGCCGGGTACCGCGCGGCCGGCGGCATCCAGGGCGCGGTGGCCGCGACCGCCGAGCGGGCCTGGACCGGCCTGGACCCGGCGGCCCGCACCGCGGCGAGACTGCTGCTGCTCAGACTGGTCCGGCTCAGCGAGGACACCCAGGCCACCCGCAGGCGCAGCACACGGCGCCGGCTGGCCGAGGAGTCGGGGGACCCGGGCAAGACCGAGGAGTCCCTCGAGGCGCTGGTGCGGGCCCGGCTGGTGACCCTCGACGCGGACACCGTGGAGATCACCCACGAGGCGCTGCTGCACGCCTGGCCGCGGCTGCGCGACTGGATCGACGAGGACCGCGCCGGCAACCTGCTGCGCCAGCGGCTGGAGGAGGACGGCCTCGCCTGGGAGGAGTCGGACCGCGACACCTCGCTGCTGTACCGGGGCTCCCGGCTGGCGCAGGCGAGCGGCTGGGCCCGGTCGGCCGGTGACACCTTCCTGACCCGCAGCGCGGTGGAGTTCCTGGCCGCCGCGGTCAGACTGCGCAAGCGCACCGTCCTGATCAGCCGTGCCGCGGTCTCGGCGCTGGTCGTCCTGGCCCTCCTGGCCGTCGGTTCGGCGGTGATCGCCTGGCAGCAGCGCAACGACGCCGTGTTCGAGCAGGTGGTCGCGGAGGCGGACCGGGTACAGGACACGGACCCCTCGCTGTCGGCCCAGCTCGACCTGGCGGCGCACCGCCTGCGACCGGACGACGAGGACGTCAGGAACCGGCTGATATCGATCGTCAACGCGCCACTGGCCACGCCGCTCCTCGGGCACACGGGCGCGGTGTACCTCACCTCCTTCAGCCCCGACGGGCGCACCCTGGCGACGGCCAGCTACGACCGGACCGTCCGGCTCTGGGACGTCTCGGACCCCGGGCACCCGAAACAGCTCGGCAAGCCCCTCACGGGTCACACCAGCTGGGTGAGCACCGCGGTCTTCAGCCCGGACGGCCACACCCTCGCCAGCGCCTCGGACGACGGCACCGTCCGGCTGTGGGACATCCGCGACCCCGGCCACCCGCGCCCGCTCGGCGCCCCGCTGACCGGCCACGGCGGCACCGTCTACCTGCTCGCCTTCGGTCCGGACGGCCGCACCCTGGCCTCCGCCCACGACGACCACTCCGTCCGCCTGTGGGACGTGGCCGACCCGGGCCGGCCCCGGTCGCTCGCCACCCTGACCGGCGCGACCGCGGCGGTGCGCTCGGTGACGTTCAGCCCCGACGGGCACACGCTGGCGGCCGGCGGCGACGACGACGACGTCCGGCTCTGGGACGTGACCGACCCCCGCCGTCCCGAACCGGTCGGCGCACCGCTGACCGGTCACGGCGCCCTGGTGCACTCCGTGGCCTTCAGCCCCGACGGCCGCACCCTCGCCAGCGGCAGCGCGGACGACACCGTACGGCTGTGGGACGTGACCGACCCGGCCGGGGCGACGTCCCTCGGGGCACCGCTCACCGGCCACGGCGGTCCCGTCTGGGCGGTGGCGTTCAGCCCCGACGGCGCCACGCTCGCCGCGAGCAGCGCGGACAGCACGGCGAGCCTGTGGAACGTCAGCGACCCGGCCTACCCCTCGCAGATCGGCGTGCCGCTCGCGGGAGGCAGCGGCGAGATGTACGCCCTCGGCTTCAGCCCCGACGGCCGTACCCTCGCCACCGGCAGCGGCGACAGCAAGGTCCGTCTGTGGTCGCTTCCGACGTCGGACGTGATCGGCCGCACCGGCGCCTTCCGCCCGGACGGGCACGTGCTCGCCACCGCCGCCCGCGACGGCAGCATCCGGCTGTGGGACGTGACCACCCCCGGCCGCCCCGTGTCGCTGAGCGCCCCCTTCAAGCCGGGGGAGGGCGACATACGGTCACTGGAGTTCTCCCCGGACGGCGACACCCTCGCGGTGCTCACGGGAGACCGGGCTTTCCAGCTGTGGGACGTCACGGACCCGGCCGTGCCCACCGCCCACGGACCGCCCGTGGCGCTGCACACCCGCTACGCGGGCCCCGACACCCTGGCGTTCGGCCCCGACGGCCGCACACTGGCCACGGCCTACGACGACCGCACCGTCCAGCTGTGGAACACCGGGGACCCGTCCCACCCCCGCCGGCTGGGCAAGCCCCTCACCGGCCACACCGGCTACGTCAACACCCTCGCCTTCAGCCCCGACGGCCGCACCCTCGCCGGCGGCGGCGCGGACGACACCGTACGGCTGTGGGACGTGACCGACCCGGCCGGGGCCACACCCCTCGGACCGCTCACCGGCCACCTCGGGCCCGTCAACGCCCTCGCCTTCAGCCCCGACGGCCACACCCTGGCCAGCGGCAGCGACGACGGCACGGTCCGGCTCTGGGACGTCGCCGACCCGGGCGAGGCGTCCGGTGCCGAGGCCACGCTCGCCGGACACACCGACTCGGTGGTGTCCCTGACGTTCAGCCAGGACGGCGCCACCCTCGCCAGCGGCGCCAACGACAACACGGTCCGGCTCTGGAGCGTCACCGACCCCGCCGACGCCGCTCCCATCGGCCAGGCGATGAGCCCCAACGCCAAGACCGGGAACTTCCTGTCCTTCAGCCCCGTGCACCACATGCTCGGGGTGTCCAGCGGTACGGACACCGTGCGGCTGTGGAGCCTGGGCGTGGACGACGCCATCGACCGCATCTGCTCCGCCACCCGAGGCGTACTGACCGAGGAGAAGTGGCACGAGTACCTGCCGCGCCTGGACTACGAGCCGCCGTGCGACCGGTGA
- a CDS encoding ferredoxin, which produces MRISVDPEQCYGSGDCVHRAPSVFTRVDGLGAVVPGREHDVDVPRVREAAEGCPSAAITITEEE; this is translated from the coding sequence ATGAGGATCTCCGTCGACCCCGAGCAGTGTTACGGCTCCGGCGACTGCGTCCACCGGGCCCCGTCCGTCTTCACCCGGGTGGACGGCCTCGGCGCCGTCGTACCCGGCCGGGAGCACGACGTCGACGTCCCCCGGGTGCGCGAGGCGGCCGAGGGCTGCCCGTCCGCCGCGATCACCATCACGGAAGAGGAGTGA